A single genomic interval of Penicillium psychrofluorescens genome assembly, chromosome: 2 harbors:
- a CDS encoding uncharacterized protein (ID:PFLUO_003917-T1.cds;~source:funannotate): protein MRITEIVIDGFKSYAVRTVISGWDEAFNSITGLNGSGKSNILDAICFVLGITNMSTVRAQNLQDLIYKRGQAGVTKASVTIVFDNRDTSKSPIGFEEYANISVTRQIVLGGTSKYLINGHRAQQQTVQNLFQSVQLNINNPNFLIMQGRITKVLNMKAVEILSMIEEAAGTRMFEDRREKAIKTMSKKELKLREIEELLKEEIEPKLEKLRSEKRAFLDFQQTQNDLERLTRLVVAHDYVRGGERLQAAGEECDNKRMKAQSLEENADKLKSEIAHLEEDVKQVRAARDKELRKGGKFQALEDEVKNHSHELVRLTTVFDLKNTSMDEEKEKRTTIQNTVADLEKQLKEKKEVYDKLQAQFNTAKSELDAQTKEVEQKEELLQTLQTGVASKEGQESGYQGQLQDARNRASNAATEQEQAKLKITNFEKRIKEEEPRAKKAKEQNSGLLKDLEGLKAQGKKLEGELSRLGFEPGKEDQIYQEQAQLQRDIRDLRQRADGLKRKAANIDFNYTDPHPNFDRSKVKGLVAQLFTLNKDQLEAATALEICAGGRLYNVVVDSAEIGTQLLQNGKLRKRVTIIPLNKISAFKASAEKIGAAQNLAPGKVDLALSLIGYDEEVLAAMNYVFGNTLVCKDAETAKKVTFDPSVRMKSVTFDGDVYDPSGTLSGGSSPNSSGLLVTLGRLNEISRELRSKERQLATLEENMKREKKKLDAVRSIKQELDLKTHEIKLTEEQINSNSSSSIIQAVEEMRANIEQLKADITNAKARQSEASKDIKRIEKDMSEFSNNKDSKLAELQTSLDTLKKQLAKNSVSVKELQKELQTSRLDSEQVGSDLSAAEEQSTESDHTLKAQLEEIESLKLEQARLKDAHDVAQAQLDDERAKLTGFDDELRELEETIKSKTSQVTEESLEMQKLGHQLEKLQKDQHSAAQTVAHMEQEHEWIADEKEHFGRPNTAYHFQNQNIAESKSTLKNLTERSQGMKKKINPKVMNMIDSVEKKEAALKNMMRTVIRDKSKIEETIINLNEYKKEALHKTWVKVNADFGQIFAELLPGSFAKLDPPEGKDITDGLEVKVSLGKVWKQSLTELSGGQRSLIALSLIMALLQFKPAPMYILDEVDAALDLSHTQNIGRLIKTRFKGSQFIVVSLKDGMFQNANRIFRTRFSEGTSIVQALTPADLK from the exons ATGAGGATCACCGAGATTGTTATAGAC GGCTTCAAATCGTACGCCGTGCGAACGGTCATCTCGGGATG GGATGAAGCGTTCAACTCGATCACCGGCCTGAACGGCTCCGGGAAATCCAACATCCTCGATGCCATCTGTTTCGTCCTCGGTATCACCAACATGAGCACCGTCCGCGCCCAGAACCTGCAAGACCTCATCTACAAGCGCGGCCAGGCCGGCGTGACCAAGGCCAGCGTGACCATCGTCTTCGATAACCGGGACACGTCCAAGTCGCCGATCGGGTTCGAGGAATACGCCAACATCTCTGTCACCCGCCAGATTGTCCTAGGAGGAACGAGCAAATACCTGATCAATGGGCACCGCGCGCAACAGCAGACCGTGCAGAACCTGTTTCAGAGCGTGCAGctcaacatcaacaacccgAACTTCTTGATCATGCAGGGTCGCATTACCAAGGTGTTGAACATGAAGGCCGTTGAGATTCTGTCGATGATCGAGGAAGCGGCGGGGACACGCATGTTTGAGGATCGACGGGAGAAGGCGATCAAGACCATGAGCAAGAAGGAACTGAAGCTAAGGGAGATCGAAGAGCTCCTGAAAGAAGAGATCGAAccgaagctggagaagcttcGGTCCGAGAAGCGTGCGTTTCTTGATTTCCAACAGACGCAAAATGATCTGGAGCGCCTAACGCGTCTGGTTGTGGCGCACGACTACGTTCGCGGCGGCGAGCGATTGCAAGCTGCAGGCGAAGAGTGCGATAACAAGCGAATGAAAGCCCAATCGCTTGAGGAGAATGCGGACAAGTTGAAGAGTGAGATTGCGCATTTGGAAGAGGATGTCAAACAGGTCCGGGCAGCACGCGATAAAGAGCTTCGCAAGGGCGGCAAGTTCCAAGCCCTCGAGGACGAAGTCAAGAACCATTCGCATGAGCTGGTTCGGCTGACCACCGTTTTCGACCTCAAGAATACCAgcatggatgaggagaaggagaagcgaacGACCATCCAGAACACCGTGGCCGACCTTGAGAAGCAGctgaaagagaagaaagaggtcTACGACAAGCTTCAAGCGCAGTTCAACACCGCCAAATCTGAACTCGATGCGCAGACGAAAGAAGtggagcagaaggaagaactGCTTCAGACGCTACAGACTGGTGTTGCGTCAAAGGAGGGACAAGAGAGCGGATACCAGGGCCAATTGCAAGACGCAAGGAACCGTGCCAGCAACGCCGCTACGGAGCAGGAACAGGCCAAGCTCAAGATCACCAACTTCGAGAAGAggatcaaggaagaagagccccGGGCtaagaaggccaaggagcAAAACTCGGGTCTTCTGAAGGACCTGGAAGGTCTGAAGGCACAAGGAAAGAAGCTGGAAGGCGAGCTTAGCCGGCTTGGATTTGAGCCCGGCAAAGAAGACCAGATCTACCAAGAGCAGGCGCAACTACAACGGGATATCCGCGACTTGCGCCAAAGGGCCGATGGTCTCAAGCGAAAGGCAGCCAATATCGACTTCAACTACACAGACCCTCACCCCAACTTTGACCGGTCCAAGGTCAAGGGTCTGGTTGCTCAGCTCTTCACCCTCAACAAGGACCAGCTCGAGGCTGCTACGGCCCTGGAGATTTGTGCCGGTGGTCGCCTCTACAACGTTGTGGTTGACAGCGCAGAGATTGGTacgcagctgctgcagaacGGTAAATTGCGCAAGCGCGTTACCATTATTCCTCTAAATAAGATCTCGGCATTCAAAGCCTCCGCTGAGAAGATTGGTGCGGCTCAGAATCTTGCTCCCGGAAAGGTGGACCTGGCCTTATCCTTGATTGGCTACGATGAAGAAGTACTTGCGGCGATGAACTACGTGTTCGGCAACACGCTGGTCTGCAAGGACGCCGAGACTGCCAAGAAGGTGACCTTCGATCCTTCTGTCCGGATGAAGAGCGTCACTTTTGACGGTGATGTCTACGATCCCTCTGGTACTCTTTCTGGAGGAAGCTCGCCGAACTCCAGCGGTCTGCTTGTGACATTGGGCAGGCTCAATGAGATCTCGAGGGAACTGAGGAGCAAGGAGCGCCAGCTGGCGACATTGGAGGAAAATatgaagagggagaaaaagaagcttgACGCGGTTCGCTCTAtcaagcaggagctggatctcAAGACCCATGAGATTAAGCTCACCGAGGAACAGATCAACAGCAactcctcttcatcg ATTATTCAAGCCGTCGAAGAGATGAGGGCGAACATCGAGCAACTAAAGGCCGACATTACCAACGCCAAGGCTCGCCAAAGCGAGGCATCCAAGGATATCAAAAGAATCGAAAAGGACATGAGCGAGTTCAGCAATAACAAGGATAGCAAGTTGGCGGAACTGCAGACGTCGCTCGACACTCTCAAAAAGCAGCTCGCCAAGAACTCTGTTTCCGTCAAAGAACTGCAGAAAGAGCTGCAGACTTCCCGATTGGACTCGGAGCAAGTGGGCAGTGATCTTTCGGCAGCGGAAGAGCAGTCTACCGAATCGGACCACACTTTGAAGGCACAACTAGAGGAGATTGAGTCTCTGAAGCTGGAACAGGCACGACTGAAG GATGCCCACGATGTGGCTCAGGCTCAGCTCGACGATGAAAGAGCCAAGCTGACTGGCTTTGACGATGAACTGCGAGAACTCGAGGAGACAATCAAGTCCAAGACATCTCAGGTCACCGAGGAAAGTCTAGAGATGCAGAAACTCGGGCATCAACTCGAGAAGCTCCAGAAGGACCAGCACAGTGCGGCCCAGACTGTTGCGCACATGGAGCAGGAGCACGAGTGGATTGCAGACGAGAAGGAGCACTTTGGACGCCCGAACACGGCCTACCACTTCCAGAACCAAAACATCGCCGAATCCAAGTCGACCCTCAAGAATCTGACGGAACGGTCTCAAggcatgaagaagaagatcaacccGAAGGTCATGAACATGATCGACAGCgtcgagaagaaggaggccgcGTTGAAGAACATGATGAGGACGGTCATCCGCGACAAGAGTAAGATCGAGGAGACCATCATCAACCTCAACGAGTacaagaaggaggctctCCATAAGACTTGGGTCAAGGTCAACGCGGACTTTGGGCAGATCTTCGCCGAGTTGCTGCCGGGCAGCTTTGCCAAGCTTGATCCACCGGAGGGCAAGGATATCACCGACGGCCTAGAGGTCAAGGTATCACTAGGCAAGGTCTGGAAACAGAGCCTGACCGAGCTGAGTGGCGGACAGCG ATCTCTCATCGCTTTGTCGCTGATCATGGCCCTCTTGCAATTCAAGCCGGCCCCGATGTACATTctggacgaggtcgacgcAGCGCTGGATCTATCTCACACGCAGAACATTGGCCGATTGATCAAGACCCGGTTCAAGGGGTCTCAGTTCATCGTGGTTTCGCTCAAAGACGGCATGTTCCAGAACGCCAACCGCATCTTCCGCACGCGGTTCAGCGAGGGAACCAGTATTGTGCAGGCGCTGACGCCGGCCGATCTGAAATGA
- a CDS encoding uncharacterized protein (ID:PFLUO_003918-T1.cds;~source:funannotate), which produces MAAKDFKAMFESESFISQYKLGEKITREFARSLISQSGILTESKTKSQPDRPLVILDSACGTGVVSSILHHELDEQVRKQWTLTCGDVSEGMLKYTRARVEEEGWLNVEVKNVDAQKTGLPSGQYSYMFTAFAFMALPQSQAALDESLRILQPGGTTAFSTWIEPGWASIVKKAIATMPGNLPFPTAEEFVNSLGDGQWNSVPWIESQLQQRGFTDINVKADTKHIPLTVEEFLESSMMMFTMIAQKFWTAEQREQHAAKVRPALTRYLEELYGEDGVVPIDWVAILSTARKAC; this is translated from the exons ATGGCTGCCAAGGACTTCAAAGCCATGTTTGAGTCTGAATCGTTCATCTCCCAGTACAAACTCGGCGAGAAGATCACACGGGAATTTGCCAGGTCTCTCATCAGCCAAAGCGGGATCCTCACGGAGTCCAAGACCAAGTCGCAGCCCGACAGACCTCTCGTCATTCTTGACAGTGCATGCGGCACCGGGGTGGTGTCGagcatcctccaccacgagCTTGATGAGCAGGTCAGGAAGCAATGGACCCTGACCTGTGGTGATGTCTCCGAGGGGATGCTCAAGTATACTCGCGCCAgagtggaggaggaggggtgGCTGAATGTTGAGGTGAAGAATGTGGATGCGCAGAAGACGGGTCTTCCGTCTGGCCAGTATTCCTACATGTTTACTGCATTTG CGTTCATGGCACTTCCCCAGTCGCAGGCTGCTTTGGATG AGTCACTGAGAATTCTCCAACCGGGTGGAAccacggccttctccacgTGGATTGAGC CCGGATGGGCCTCCATCGTGAAAAAAGCCATCGCAACAATGCCAGGCAATCTCCCCTTCCCCACAGCAGAAGAATTCGTCAATAgtctcggcgacgggcagTGGAATTCCGTGCCGTGGATCGAAtcccagctccagcagcgggGATTCACAGATATTAACGTCAAGGCCGATACGAAACACATACCGCTGACCGTCGAGGAGTTTCTGGAATCGAGTATGATGATGTTCACCATGATCGCGCAGAAGTTTTGGACAGCGGAACAGCGCGAGCAGCATGCGGCTAAGGTTCGGCCGGCGCTGACGCGGTATTTGGAAGAGCTGTATGGGGAGGATGGGGTTGTGCCGATTGATTGGGTTGCTATCCTGTCTACGGCCCGGAAGGCATGCTGA
- a CDS encoding uncharacterized protein (ID:PFLUO_003919-T1.cds;~source:funannotate) has translation MSGFPVQQQQAQARNATLPSARLPNGKLGGAANWNFNLPVSGASGLQGNQQRSLGAMGSFAQSLGGSQPATPLDLSEFPSLSNSSQQSQSQTPGQMMWANANQRATQQTPVQRQQLPQTSSQPPSRASQTPSHLTPQTSQQPQDDMFPSGTQFANRLDDFRNGGQGISSQLGPVSQPQTGNIDEFPPLGRNVAAEIGSDRRGTLMPNTGFGSFNSSLAFAGVNQVQSAQNRNIIAPSLNGQEAGRIMSPGGARGTLGSSRSPVNLSSNGILGQEKEDLNDSTLMSGQRNFSDQQQQLQQRQASDAQQEAQVRAASQSAEQPPLEQMSALDRFGLSGLLRMIHSESPDVASLAVGQDLMTLGLDLNQPEPLHTSFASPFVSSMSAVPLEQDFSVPSCYNVANIQPLQSRIPGFSDETLFYIFYTMPRDIMQELVAEELMGRKWRYHKLERCWLTRDESYPGPVDVERGVSERGVYLLWDPASWKKIRREFILRYEDLDNRLDPNRAVNRAVGVTHAS, from the exons ATGTCTGGATTCCCAGtgcagcaacagcaagcTCAGGCTCGAAATGCTACCCTCCCCTCGGCGCGACTACCAAACGGAAAACTCG GTGGTGCTGCCAATTGGAACTTCAACTTGCCCGTCAGCGGAGCCTCCGGCCTACAGGGCAACCAGCAACGCTCTTTGGGGGCTATGGGAAGCTTTGCGCAAAGCCTCGGTGGTTCCCAGCCAGCGACACCGCTAGATCTCTC GGAattcccatctctctccaacTCATCACAACAATCACAGTCGCAGACCCCCGGCCAGATGATGTGGGCCAATGCTAATCAGCGAGCTACCCAACAAACACCGGTTCAGAGACAGCAGCTTCCCCAAACGTCGTCGCAACCCCCTTCTCGAGCCTCCCAAACCCCTTCGCACCTCACACCGCAAACGTCTCAACAGCCCCAGGATGACATGTTCCCCTCGGGAACTCAGTTCGCAAATCGACTCGATGATTTTAGAAACGGTGGCCAAGGTATCAGCAGCCAACTCGGACCGGTCAGCCAACCTCAGACAGGCAACATCGATGAGTTCCCTCCTCTGGGCCGCAATGTTGCTGCGGAGATTGGCTCGGACCGCCGGGGCACTCTCATGCCAAATACGGGTTTTGGAAGCTTCAACTCTAGCCTAGCCTTCGCCGGCGTGAACCAGGTCCAATCCGCGCAGAATCGCAATATCATTGCTCCATCGTTGAATGGACAGGAGGCGGGTCGCATCATGTCACCAGGAGGGGCCAGGGGGA CTCTGGGATCGTCGCGGTCACCGGTTAACCTAAGTTCTAATGGAATCTTGGGACAAGAGAAGGAA GACTTGAACGACAGCACCCTCATGTCGGGTCAACGCAACTTTAgcgaccagcagcaacaatTACAGCAGAGACAGGCCAGTGATGCACAGCAGGAGGCGCAAGTCCGTGCAGCGTCACAGAGTGCCGAACAGCCGCCGCTCGAGCAGATGAGTGCGCTCGACCGGTTTGGACTCTCCGGTCTGTTGAGAATGATCCACAGCGAGAGTCCTGATGTCGCAAGTCTTGCCGTGGGACAGGATTTGATGACGTTGGGCTTGGACTTGAACCAGCCCGA ACCTCTCCATACGTCCTTTGCCTCGCCGTTTGTGTCGTCTATGTCTGCGGTCCCTCTGGAGCAAGATTTCTCCGTGCCATCTTGTTACAATGTTGCGAATATCCAACCTCTGCAGTCACGCATCCCTGGATTTAGTGATGAAACGCTTTTCTACATTTTCTACACCATGCCTCGTGATATCATGCAGGAGTTGGTCGCAGAGGAGTTGATGGGTCGCAAGTGGCGGTATCACAAGCTTGAGCGGTGCTGGTTGACTCGTGATGAATCATACCCTGGGCCGGTGGATGTTGAGCGTGGTGTGAGCGAACGCGGCGTGTACCTGCTCTGGGATCCTGCCAGCTGGAAAAAGATCCGG CGTGAATTCATTCTCCGATACGAGGACCTGGACAACCGGTTGGATCCCAATAGAGCGGTGAACCGCGCAGTCGGCGTCACGCATGCTTCATAA
- a CDS encoding uncharacterized protein (ID:PFLUO_003920-T1.cds;~source:funannotate), which translates to MQRQSVARLAGHGRLALAELPPPYLAPSLHFPSSRSGQSSSFSSTAVAARDLNKNRAVSAIHRTGPRYPLSVSKYPLPKPVSPEDMKPRDPNPNHGLWGFFPPNHEALSDPEYDMDFGRPWAIQELREKSWEDIHSLWWVCVKERNRIATSNYERERFKPGYGAHESEERDNAIRRTMEAIKYVLRERWYAYEDAKRLHAKGYRPESSIESEETL; encoded by the exons atgcAGCGGCAGTCTGTGGCCCGTCTAgctggccatggccgccTAGCTCTGGCAGAACTGCCTCCACCCTACCTGGCGCCATCACTGCATTTCCCCTCGAGCCGGTCGGGCCAGTCCTCGAGCTTTTCGTCAACAGCCGTTGCTGCGCGCGACCTGAACAAAAACCGAGCCGTGTCAGCCATCCACCGCACTGGTCCCAGATACCCTCTGAGTGTGTCGAAATACCCATTGCCCAAGCCGGTGTCACCAGAAGACATGAAGCCCCGGGACCCCAACCCGAACCACGGCCTCTGGGGCTTCTTCCCGCCCAACCACGAGGCATTGAGCGACCCAGAATACGATATGGATTTTG GTCGCCCGTGGGCTATCCAAGAACTCCGCGAGAAGTCCTGGGAGGACATCCATTCCCTGTGGTGGGTTTGTGTCAAGGAACGCAATCGCATCGCCACGTCGAACTACGAGAGAGAGCGATTCAAGCCTGGATACGGTGCGCACGAGTCTGAGGAGCGGGACAACGCG ATCCGACGCACTATGGAAGCGATCAAGTATGTCCTACGTGAGCGGTGGTATGCCTATGAGGATGCAAAGCGGCTGCACGCCAAGGGCTATCGGCCTGAGAGCAGCATCGAGAGTGAGGAGACCTTGTAA
- a CDS encoding uncharacterized protein (ID:PFLUO_003921-T1.cds;~source:funannotate) encodes MDEIAPEYDVVVLGTGLTECVLSGVLSVKGNKVLHIDRNDHYGGEAASVNIETLFKKYGNVRPGEEPWKKYGRVNDWNIDLVPKLLMANGELTNILVSTNVTQYLEFKQIAGSYVQQGKGNKTTVAKVPSDAGEALRSSLMGLFEKRRAKKFLEWVGEFKEDNPATHQGLNIGSCTMKEVYDKFGLEDNTRDFVGHSMALFPSDEYINTSGMAAETINRIRLYVNSMARYGKSPYIYPLYGLGELPQGFARLSAIYGGTYMLNTHVDEVLYDDSGKVSGIKATMKDRDEGTDAMKFETKTKKIICDPSYFPSKAKVTAYLLKAICILKHPIDKTDGSDSLQLIIPQSQVGRKHDIYIAMVSSAHNVCPKGYYIAIVSTIAENDANHHLELEPGFERLGQIEEKFMGPPIPLYEPLESGAKDNIFISKSYDATSHFETTTDDVRDMYRRAAGEELVVEGLREDQQLVQE; translated from the exons ATGGATGAGATTGCTCCAGAGTACGATGTTGTGGTGCTCGGCACTG GCTTGACCGAGTGTGTGCTGTCTGG TGTCCTGAGTGTGAAGGGCAACAAGGTTCTTCACATCGATCGCAATGATCACTACGGCGG TGAGGCGGCTTCGGTCAACATTGAGACA CTGTTCAAGAAATATGGCAATGTCCGCCCCGGCGAGGAACCTTGGAAGAAGTACGGGCGCGTCAACGACTGGAACATCGATCTGGTCCCGAAGCTGCTGATGGCCAACGGCGAGTTGACAAACATTCTGGTGTCTACCAACGTCACACAGTACCTGGAGTTCAAGCAGATTGCAGGCAGCTACGTCCAACAAGGCAAGGGCAACAAGACGACTGTGGCCAAGGTTCCCTCGGATGCTGGCGAGGCTCTGCGCTCGTCTCTGATGGGATTGTTCGAGAAGCGTCGGGCCAAGAAGTTCCTGGAGTGGGTTGGCGAGTTCAAGGAGGACAATCCTGCCACTCACCAGG GTCTCAATATCGGATCGTGCACGATGAAGGAGGTCTATGACAAGTTCGGTCTGGAGGATAATACTCGGGACTTTGTCGGTCACTCCATGGCTTTGTTCCCATCGGATGAATACATCAACACGTCCGGCATGGCCGCTGAAACCATCAACCGCATCCGCCTGTACGTCAACTCCATGGCGCGCTACGGCAAGTCGCCCTACATCTATCCTCTCTACGGCCTGGGCGAGCTTCCGCAGGGCTTTGCCCGTCTCTCGGCCATCTATGGTGGCACTTACATGTTGAACACCCACGTCGACGAGGTGCTCTACGACGACAGCGGCAAGGTGTCCGGCATCAAGGCCACCATGAAGGATCGTGATGAGGGGACCGATGCCATGAAGTTCgagacgaagacgaagaagattaTCTGCGATCCTTCTTACTTCCCCAGCAAGGCCAAGGTCACCGCGTACCTGCTGAAGGCCATTTGTATCCTGAAGCACCCCATTGACAAGACCGACGGCAGCGACTCGCTGCAGCTGATTATCCCCCAGTCCCAGGTTGGACGGAAGCACG ATATCTACATCGCGATGGTCTCGTCGGCCCACAACGTCTGCCCCAAGGGCTACTACATTGCCATTGTCTCCACCATTGCCGAGAATGACGCCAACCACCAcctggagctggagcccGGCTTCGAGCGCCTGGGCCAGATTGAGGAGAAGTTCATGGGCCCCCCGATCCCGCTGTACGAGCCTCTCGAGAGCGGCGCGAAGGacaacatcttcatctccaaGAGCTACGATGCGACGTCGCACTTTGAAACCACCACCG ATGACGTGCGGGACATGTACCGTCGcgcggcgggcgaggagctggtggtggaaggGCTCCGggaagaccagcagctcgTTCAGGAGTAA
- a CDS encoding uncharacterized protein (ID:PFLUO_003922-T1.cds;~source:funannotate), with the protein MSEPGVSPPSRQMDEFEELVFEYTRRMGLVDNDHWGFNGQECSLRFESATLGPPAKVSFLFTIVPSLSNYMGNLHGGCAATLIDVLSTTILLGVSEPGKFSFGGVSRNLKLTYLRPVPTGSEVRLVCEIVHVGKRLALLRAEIQKADTGDVCVVGEHEKANTDPEITQKI; encoded by the exons ATGTCTGAGCCCGGCGTCAGCCCTCCATCCCGCCAGATGGACGAGTTCGAGGAATTGGTCTTCGAGTATACCCGGCGGATGGGCCTGGTCGACAACGAC CACTGGGGCTTCAACGGACAAGAATGCTCCCTCCGCTTCGAAAGCGCCACGCTTGGCCCGCCCGCCAAagtctccttcctcttcaccaTCGTCCCCTCGCTAAGCAACTACATGGGCAATCTGCACGGCGGCTGTGCGGCGACCCTGATCGATGTGCTCTCGACGACAATCCTGCTCGGTGTCTCGGAGCCGGGCAAGTTCTCGTTCGGCGGCGTGAGCCGGAATCTCAAATTGACGTATCTGCGTCCCGTGCCGACCGGATCGGAGGTACGGCTTGTCTGTGAGATTGTTCATGTCGGTAAACGGTTGGCGCTCCTAAGGGcggagatccagaaggctGATACCGGAGATGTTTGTGTGGTTGGGGAGCATGAGAAGGCGAATACGGATCCGGAGATTACGCAGAAGATTTGA
- a CDS encoding uncharacterized protein (ID:PFLUO_003923-T1.cds;~source:funannotate) — MRDPRASKRRKVSEEPTSDEDGDIKMEDDDQDFSAPSSPDAAEDDEEDEDFAPAPKRTPRRRSTRGGNGLVEDDLDLDIDEVTPGRTGGARSTGRPRKTPKKLDEGGVTTPSRRAAATPRSARAARGAQRPRKSPDMDEGDMDVDIQPAAKGSLARTRSRRSTAKGGLNGDANRSSSPNEFNDGLDDLVAMQLQQDLQQDQPDAMEPVDAVEPVPEYAAKFQALCQNGHHDEVRTLTSVILDKLSGKRQVPVHGLESEYQKVHQLVEQTVTAGEGNSMLLLGSRGCGKTTVVETALSSLRKQHGNDFHVVRLNGFLHTDDRLALREMWRQLGRETDTEDDVAKVSSYADTMATLLALLSHPEDIFGPSGEGGAVTAAKAVVIILDEFDLFVTHPRQTLLYNLFDIAQARKAPVAVLGLTTKVDVTEMLEKRVKSRFSHRYVYIPLPRSFETFSNICLAGLDLEDSECEQIAESRGWKTLLEGWKAYLKDLSEDVDFQMHLKRIFYQTKSVKEFFTGALLPISDLHHSTYADECKIPTPQAFASEPLSCPDPAPLPFSTSITTQSSPSSLPLALLLAATRLSAIFDPGLDGAQSLALSFPAAYAEYARLLTTAKASASVSGAAATPGRVWGRDVAREAWEKLVRWGLVTPTGSGNGTADAQMFRVEISFEEVVETAGKGGSLGQWWRDG, encoded by the exons ATGAGAGACCCTCGTGCCTCGAAGCGGAGGAAGGTCTCCGAAGAGCCGACctccgacgaagatggcgatATCAAAatggaggacgacgaccaGGACTTCTCGGCGCCGTCGTCTCCCGACGCCGcagaggacgacgaagaagatgaggattTCGCACCGGCTCCGAAACGAACGCCCCGGCGTCGATCGACTCGCGGCGGCAATGGGCTTGTGGAGGATGACTTGGACCTTGATATCGATGAGGTGACTCCTGGTAGAACAGGCGGCGCGCGGTCAACTGGACGGCCGCGCAAAACACCCAAAAAGCTTGACGAGGGTGGTGTGACGACGCCGAGTCGCAGAGCAGCCGCTACGCCGAGGAGCGCGCGTGCGGCTAGAGGTGCACAGCGACCCAGAAAGAGTCCGGATATGGACGAGGGTGACATGGATGTGGATATTCAGCCAGCAGCTAAAGGGTCACTCGCCAggaccagatcaaggagGAGTACGGCGAAAGGCGGACTCAACGGCGATGCGAAtcgatcatcttctcctaACGAATTTAACGATGGtctcgatgatctcgttgCAATGCAACTCCAGCAAGACCTGCAGCAAGACCAACCAGATGCAATGGAACCAGTCGACGCGGTTGAGCCAGTGCCTGAATATGCCGCCAAGTTCCAGGCACTGTGTCAGAATGGGCACCACGATGAAGTACGCACGCTCACGAGCGTCATTCTTGATAAATTGTCGGGCAAACGGCAAGTCCCAGTGCATGGCCTGGAAAGCGAGTACCAGAAAGTGCATCAATTGGTCGAGCAGACCGTCACTGCTGGCGAGGGTAATTCGATGTTACTGCTTGGATCAAGAGGATGCGGGAAGACCACGGTTGTCGAGACGGCCCTCTCATCTCTGAGAAAGCAGCACGGCAACGATTTCCACGTCGTGCGTCTCAATGGCTTCTTGCACACGGATGACCGGCTGGCCTTGCGGGAAATGTGGCGCCAACTCGGTCGAGAGACCGACACCGAAGACGACGTGGCAAAGGTCAGCTCCTACGCCGACACGATGGCAACCCTGCTAGCTCTCTTATCACACCCCGAAGATATTTTCGGGCCCTctggagagggaggagcgGTGACTGCCGCCAAGGCGGTGGTGATTATTTTGGATGAATTCGATTTATTCGTGACCCATCCACGACAGACCCTGCTGTACAATCTGTTCGATATCGCTCAGGCCCGCAAAGCCCCGGTTGCCGTGCTCGGGCTGACCACCAAGGTGGATGTGACtgagatgctggagaagcgaGTCAAAAGTCGTTTCAGCCATCGATATGTGTACATCCCGCTTCCCAGATCGTTCGAGACTTTCTCGAATATCTGTCTGGCAGGTCTGGATCTTGAGGACAGTGAGTGTGAGCAAATTGCCGAGTCGCGTGGATGGAAGACACTACTCGAGGGCTGGAAGGCATATCTCAAG GATCTTTCGGAGGACGTGGACTTCCAAATGCATCTGAAACGGATCTTCTACCAAACCAAATCCGTCAAGGAGTTCTTCACCGGCGCCCTCCTGCCCATCAGCGACCTCCACCACAGCACCTACGCAGACGAATGCAAGATCCCGACACCCCAAGCCTTCGCATCCGAGCCTCTATCATGCCCCGACCCGGCTCCGCTCCCCTTCTCCACATCCATCACAACCCAATCCAGCCCTTCATCGCTCCCACTAGCTCTACTGCTAGCAGCAACCCGGCTATCAGCCATCTTCGACCCAGGCCTTGACGGAGCACAGAGCCTGGCACTTTCGTTTCCCGCCGCCTACGCGGAGTACGCGCGGTTGCTTACCACGGCCAAAGCGTCCGCATCGGTgtctggcgctgctgcgaCGCCTGGTCGGGTCTGGGGGAGGGATGTGGCCCGGGAGGCGTGGGAGAAGCTCGTTCGATGGGGTCTTGTCACACCGACGGGATCAGGGAATGGCACGGCAGATGCTCAAATGTTCCGAGTGGAAATCAGCTTTGAGGAAGTGGTTGAGACGGCGGGTAAGGGTGGCTCACTCGGTCAGTGGTGGCGCGATGGTTGA